From the Musa acuminata AAA Group cultivar baxijiao chromosome BXJ3-1, Cavendish_Baxijiao_AAA, whole genome shotgun sequence genome, the window GTATTACACGGCGAGAAGGGTCGAATTTCTTATTCTATCAAACGGATCAAAGAGGCAAAATGTCACAAAGTTATTGTTGTTGTCGCTGCAGTAGGATCAAGTTGCagcatttagagagagagagagagaaacaaacgAACAGACACTACTTCGATACAGCATCGTCACCACCACCATCTGCTTACCAAAATACAGCAAAACGTGAGCGAGACGACGGCGGAAGCGGCCACGGACATCGCGGTGTCGAAGACCCTCGACAGCCTCCGCTCCTGCAGTGCCCATATCGTCGACGCGCACGTAAGGAATCCATCCACCATCGTCATCACCAGTAGCCTCATCACGCCTCTATTCGTTTCCTTTCCTTTTCCGGGGAGTGAGCGAGGCTGTGAGAGGGGGAAGAAACAGAAAGGAAGCAAAGTAATGGGAGAAGACCTTTGTATCAACGGAAGCATCGCGATCTTTAAAGTGGCGTGGTTGGTTCACGCGTCAATGGCTTGGAAGACACGTAGGTAATGCGTCAGCCATTTGAAGAGCCAACCAAGTATAGTTTTTGGTGGTTGAGTGGAATCCCATCCCTCTTTGTTCCCTTCTTTACTTTGTGGATCTCCGATCCcacttctttctcctctttttctttttttttctcttttttttttcttttttatgagtgTGCCACTATGATGTGTTTAAGGAAATCACCTCTTTATTTTACAATATTGGCTTAACGTCGGtctataaattttattattaatgAATTCTTATAAAAATCTCTTAAGTTTTATAATTTttcatgaaaaaattattttgcttcgtcattttaaaaattttgcttcaaccCTAGCTATGCCTCGGCTCGTATGAGTCCTGACTTTGCCTTCGCTCTATCAATGACCCCTATTCATCTTATGCGTGGTTACTCCACTTGTCGACCCTTGCTCGCCCCTTGACTCTTATCATCATTGTTGATCGTGAGGGCAAGCCACCCCCCTTCATTCCTTCCTTATGGACCATGGCGAGGAGAGCGCACGAGGAGACAACACTAGCAAGGAAGGGGTGCGAGGAGGCTATGTAGCCTTTGCTAGACCCTCAACCCTTATCAATGTTGTTGGCCGTGGAGGTATCGCGCAACATCACCTGCACTCTTGTTGTAAGGGCGACGAGGACCACTATTGGTTGCAAAGGTATCGTGTAACACCACTTGGGCTCTTGCTCGCATTAGCACGATATGGGCTACCCCATTGCTACTCCAGTAGGGTGCGATGAGGGCTACTGCACCTCTGTCACTAGGTGGGTTCGATGGAGGGGGACAATCGACGAGGTGATAATGTAGCCAAGGGCTAGGCAGAGGGTGATCGTCAACGAGAGCAAGATGATCACTTTAGAAAAAAGATCCTCTATAAAAATTTTTCAAACTTGAGGTGCTATTTGAGAAATTCTGAAACTTAAAGATCTTtctaaaaatttatctttttatttttttaatcaatcaaAAATAAGTGAATCAAATTTATACTAAATTAGTTGACTAGGCACTTGTATTCGAGGAGGGTGAaatttagtgttttttttttgtgcaagGAATAATTAGTTAAGATGAGAGAGACTAGGCACTTGTATTCGAGGAGGATGAaatttagtgttttttttttgtgtgcaaGGAATAATTAGTTAAGATGAgagactttttatttttattttatttttgcttaCATTATAAATTTAAACATTTAATGAGTATGCGTATGGTTCAAATAACATATACGTAAAAgacccaaaaagaaaaaaaaaggttgccATGTGGCAATAAAAACCTCATTGTTTGTTTTTGTATGTAATATTTTAAACTTTTAGGTTAATAATTCTCTGTTTAATAATATAGTATAAATTGCAGGGGATGCTTTAGTCTAATGGGATGGATAAGAAAGTGATAGGTTGTTGGTTCGGTCAAACCGGCTGGGTCTGGTGATTGGTTTGGTGATTTATTTGAACCCGGTTCACTGATCGGATTAGGGTCAGGATCACGGAAGGGGCAAACCCGTAATGTTCGTCCAACCCACATCCGCTCATTTCGTGGGGATCGTAGTACGTGTCAAAGAGAGCGAGCAGGTGGCCCAGTCACGGTTGCGGTTCGTTGAAGGTcgctatatatatgcatatatatattgagtTCTTGAGGGCGATATTATTGCTTCCTTTTAGCTGTGTTGGGCGAGCGCAGGGAGATGGCGTACCGGAGGAGGCACAGCACGCCGCGGTCCGCCACTTTCGAGGAATTCCGCTCCTTGTCCCCGGAGGAGGACGGCTCCTCCTCCCCGTCCCTGGCCGCCAAGGCCATCCGCGCTTCCGCCGCCCACCGCGAGTCGTCCCTCTCCTCCGCTTACGATGGCGACTCCGCGGCCTtctcctcgtcttcctcctccacgTCCTCCTCTTCCACCTCTGCCTACAGACATCCTGGTCTCCGGAACTATCACAAGCAGGTACATCAATTTTCCCTCGTTGTTTTGTTGTTGTGGGGAGGGGAGGGGATGATTTCATGCGTGATAACTGTTTATTTAATTTCTGTGCTGTTATTGCGGTTTGATTTAATCGTTCCGTTTCTAAAAAATGCGAACTTGTATGGATATATGATCCCTCCGAAAAGACATCTAGCAATTTCGAATTCATCATGCTGGCCTAATGCACGGGGTTCCTTTTAATGCGAGGTGGAAATATATGCAATCTTACCTCTGTAGATAGCAAGGTGTTCTGCATTTCGAATCCTGATCACTCACATGGCAAAGAAGCAACCTTATCATGATGCTTAGGCCCGCCTTGAATCTATCAATTTGTCTTCCCTCAAAAATTGCTCAATCGATTTAAGAGTGTGTAGATTCGCATTAGGCTTGTGGACCTGAATACCTAAGGGGTTCATTGCGTTTTGGAGGATTGAAAATTGATTAAGAAGTTGTAATATTTGTTCGACATAACTTTGCCTTTGATATCTTTTCAATGAATACTTTGCTGCTTAGTGCAGAATTGCTGAAATTtatgaataattttattttatattaacaaATTTATTCTAGATTGTGTAGCTCTAATACTTATACATATGCCTCTACTTATATACTATTGCAAGTGGATGGTCCTCAGTTTTCGTTTCACCTTTCCTTGAGCAAGATATGTATATGTTTGAAACATACATATATTACTCTCTCATATGTTCTTTAGAAATTTTGGACAAACTCATTATAGTACTCTCTAATAACTGAACTTTGATAGCTCAAAATTTTCATTTACTGTGTAGCATTCCTATTCACAGAATCTGTCCTCTTTTACGGTACATCCTTACACAATCCAACATGGGAACATGAATATCACATCACACTTAAGGAACTTAATTATATGTCATCTACAATGCTCTAATTATATACCCCTAGTCTTGTTATTTAAGCATCATTGTCAGCTGACATTGTTTAATACTTATGATGTTGTAACATATTTCATGTCTATGGGTATCACATTGCATACTGTAACATAGAACCTTGTTCTTCTTATTTTCAGAACATTGGAGTTATTCTGTTTGGGTCATGATACACCATAAATGAGAATTGATCGACATACATTTTTACTTAGATCTTCAGGATATTTTGTCTCCTTGTAACAATAAATTCAAGATCGTAGAATCAGCTCAATCTGAATTTGTGCATTAAGACTTCAATTGGCTTCACTTTGATTGGAACATCAGTGGAGACACCATAAGCAATGCTATGCTGTGGACTTTAAATGATTTTGAGCAGACACATTGGACATTGGTGATTATTATTTCTAATTAAACTTTTTTGTTGACATTTAATTGCCCACTGTGATTGGTGTGTGCAATTTCTATCAAGACTTTGATGCAGAGAGTTTAACTTTCTGTATTAAATTACTAACTTCCATCTCCTGCAGATATCTAGAGAATTTGACAAGAGGAGCCATTTCCTTAACAAATCTATATTCCCAACTATCTGCATCTGCTACACTTATCTGTACTTGCCACTTTAACTCTCTTAATAACAATAATTCTACAATTTAAGGAACAATATCCTCTTAAGGACAATTTATGAGACAAATATTTTGTAATGTGTCTGTGGCTTGGCCTATTGCTATAGTAAGTATAAGTAATTTAATTTTTAGATGAGTTTGAACTTGTGCTATAATTTTTGTACAAACAAGACTCATTCTGTATGCTTACAAGGATAAGAGAAATTGAAGCCACTTGAGTGGAAAAAATAATTAGGCTGAAGAGACATGTGACATGTCCTTTATGAATATTTATGTACCTATGCATGTATCCTCTTCCATATGCTAGTCTAGTTTGGTCCTTATGCTGATTATGGAACTTTAATGTAGGGCTCAAATGTTTATGAATACTCTTCGCTGAAAAATTCGAATGGCCCCCGACATGGATTTTGGGAAGTTTTAGCTAAAAAAGCTAAAGCAATCCTTGAAGATGATACTGTTGCTCAGCAATTTGAAGACCATGATAGTAATCACTCCCAGATTCTTGATTCATCAGGCAGTCAGGTTAGATTCTTTATACAAATTGCATTCAGTAGTTAGTTTTACTCAAAAAACAACTTTTTAAAATTAATGTAATAGCTAGAGTGACATTTGTTGAGGAAATATGATAAgatgaaatattttgatcaacTTTTGCATGACATCATACTCAATTTGCATCTTTTATCCTTGATAAATCCTTGCTATTATCATGATTTGTTATGTATTTTATTTACCCATCTAATAACAATTGGGATTGTCTTTCTCCTAATGCTACTTTCACGAATTTGAAGTACGGCTCTTGATTCTGCATGCAGCTGCAAACCAATGAGTCTCTTGATAGCTACTGCAAGACCGAAAATCCTACATTTCAGAAGGATGCAATTGCTTCTTCTTTGAGGGAATTTGGTGGCACAACAAAAAATGCCTTTGAAGTAGGTTCCTTGGAGATTTTTATAAGTCAATAACCATAATATCTTCTAGGCTACTTGCAAACTATTTCTTATTTTTCTCTTGCATGGAGAAATGGAGATTGATTCAGAGTTTTGTAAACGATCTCAAGCTATTCTGATTTGTATTGTGTATCAGGAGGGAATATCAATCATGGACAATAAGACTGCTGACATCATCCATGAAACCAAGAAGCTGCAGCTTGGGACAAAAACTGAAAGTTCTGATACAGCAAATCAACCAATGTACACAATGGCTTCAACTAATCTTGCTCAGAATGAGGCCGAGTATGAGACACAGTTGAAGGCTTCCCAGAAAGTAAGCGGCCACTCTCTGTTGATCGATTGCCCATATGACTACTTTGCCTTCTCTATATCCAGAGAAACTATTCAAATTCTACAACTAGTAGATCCAAAAAGCAATTTGGTTTTTAGTAATTTGTGAGATCTCTACACTGACATCCAAAGCAGTTTGTTTCTGCTTCTTATATGTTAGCTTTCTCTAGCTGAAAGAAACCACATAATAAGCATAGGTCTGGCCTTTCAATTTGACGTCCTTTATCGATTGATATATCTGTTTGTTGGCCCTCTTATGTAAATGGAAGATGGCTTTTGTTTGTTTTTGCAGGTCGCAAATGCCATGGCTGCTAAGGCAAAGCTTCTTTTGCGGGAACTGAAAACTGTCAAAGCAGACATGGCTTTCGCAAAGCAGCGCTGTGCTCAGCTTGAAGAAGAGAACAAGGTCTTGCGAGAAAATCGCCAGAAGGGAGACAACCCAGCAGATGATGACCTGGTTTGCATGCTCTTCCAACTGTTTCTTTTGCAGTATCTTGTTAACATGTCTAATTAAACAACTGATGGAAATCTAAACCATTTTTGGCGGAAAAAAACTAGCAAGATGACTGAAAAATATTAATTTCAATAATGCAATGCAGGACttggagggaaaaaaaaaaaaaaacacattcacCACTTAAACTGGGTAAAAGCCTAGTGCTTGACGTCTTGGCACTTTTGTTTTCCATGTATGCATGCAAATTGTTAATTCATTTCATTGAATCATTGACTTTAGATTCCACTTAATGGACAGCAGTAATGTGAAGCGGAGCCATGTCCTTGTATTGGAAGTAGAGAAAGTAGATCGTGTGGCCTATAACATGTTTAATGTAGTCCCTTACTAGTAATATTTTGGTTCTAATTTCTTGAACTTATTTTTCTCCTACTTTAGTCGTCATTACATCTAAAGCTGAAGCCAATAAATCAGATATGATCCACATGCTAGTGGTAGTGTCAACTCAACATGTGGAACTTAAATTGATTAATGATATTAGATAAGATTTGAACATTTTCATCTAAAACTTCAAACCATTTGACAAGACATGAACAGATCTATATTCTTCACAGATACGCCACCAATTGGAGACGTTATTGGCCGAGAAGGCGAGATTGGTGCATGACAACTCTGTTTACGAGCGTGAGAATCTGTTCCTGAGGGAGATTGTGGAGTACCATCAGCTCACAATGCAGGATGTTGTCTACTTGGATGAGGGCATTGAGGAAGTCACCGAGGTCTACCCCATCCACCAAATCAAAACTCTTTCATCACCATCCCGTTCTGCTTATGAAACTTCAACACCGGGTATTTCTTGTTCTGCAACACCGAGATCAAACACCATGCTATCATTGTCCGCGGACACCATGTCTGCATTTGGAAGCCTCAGTTCTCCTAAATCTCCAAATCGCACCTTCAAAGTGAAGAAGCTAACAGATGGAGAGGTGAATCCTTCGCCATCTCCAGCAGCTGAAGGTTCCGTGCAGCAACACTCTCCAAGTCCAACTCCACACTGATATCCACATGGAATGTTGtctttaatttttttgtttttttttgtattgatatatatacatacatcagTAATATGTCTGCTACTGATGATTTTGTCATCTTTCTTTGCGTGAAGATGACAATAATGGAAGTTCAGGTTGGTCTTTGCCACTCCATGTACTTGTAGAGTCCTTTTCATCAGTGAATTATCGTATCTTAAATTTCATTAAATTTGTTGTGAAGGGATGGTTGAAATGACTTTCCAgcatatgcaatttcgaatggtaccgcccgatacaggcggtacgtaccgatcagaCAGCATACCGGTACGCAGATCGCCTATTACcagacggaacgtgctacagtgctatactagtgctacagtactacagtaagagaaaaaaatatttaaaatcgttCGGTAATAGTGGAACCCTTttgctaatttgggaagattaagaggaagaattttttaatcaagatatgtttacataaggacaatccgtaatggactgaaatacgaaccttacaCAATATATTcttcgaaaaagatatgtgatactattcttatctaatttaattgattttgctaaacttatactattactatatttatttctaacttcaaaaccctatcctaacttttttttaattttcaggtattttcggagggttttacacctaaattaggtatactgctcggtacgccctggcatACAGCTCGGTACACGgtatcgtaccgtatcgagccaacctcgaaacaccggtatgataCGGTATTATATACCTTGCTTTCCAgtgatataattatatataattatcaaaATGAATTGGAAGATAATGTATCTCAATGATATATTAGAACCATTGTTGAGACATTTTTGCTGAAATATACAAATTTATTAGTGCACAAGTGATAGATCTCAAATTTGAATACAGTATTAAACACACACTTGATCTTAGCTAAAAGGTCAGAAATGTATTTACATGTAATAAATATATTGACCACTCGGATGTCTTTGATTAgactataaatattattttactcaTATTTAATATTTCTCACCTTAGCTTAAGATGATCACTTGTGTCATTATCATCCAAGGACAACCTTCAGCAACAATATTAAGACATAAATCTAATTATAGATTTTGAGTGAATAAATTCAATGGAGATAGATACCCATATAAACCAAAACTTAAGCTAGTTGGCTGTAGATCAAGAATAATGTAATTTAGCTAACTTTCTAATCCCTCTCGCAAACCCATCTGACATGCCCTACCATTTGAATGATAAAGTATTTTATTTTACcagatctataaaacctatggctatgtaaaataaaattatttttctttaaaataataaaatttcttgCTATACATTAGCATCTTTGAGACTGCGAGAATAATTCTTACAAGGATAACCACAAAAAAAATTAGCATCAAAATTAGATTGGATATTGATCCGGTGTGGCCACAAATCACTTGATCGTTAGATGAATCGATGAATTAATTGATCAGgccataaaattaataattttattaaatgatataaaatataattatatataatattataaatatataaaatacatgAATAACTATTATAAACTAATTTCGATTATTTAATAAAATAGAATGATAGAGAGCGTAAGAGAGCAACAAACATAATAGATTTTTTCTCTCTTTAAAAGacttaaatatttataaaaaataatcatctttgatgataaataaaatattaacggTATTTTtgaacttaaaaaatttaaataatttaatcaGTAAATCAAATCAAACCGATCAAAGTTCGTTTGCCGGTTCTTCCGGTCTGATGGGCCAGTCCGGTTCAGGTTTTATAACTCCCGATGAAGGGATCGGTATGAAAGCTCGGCTTCTTCCAGGGCGCATTCCGTGTCGAAGGCAAGGGTAGAGTGGCGGCTcttccatctaccagatatccgatCAGTACTATCTTCCCTCTCCTCGGATCTTTTCTCCTTTCCAAGGTCGCAGAACGATTGATTTGTGTGAGTACTGCAGCGCcccttcttgttcttccgctcatCTCTGTCTTCCCTTTATGCAACTCCATATTTAGGCCTATTATCCGCTTATTTTGGCATTATATACTCTTGAATTAGCGCATTGTGGCTCTGCCTGCAATGTAGTATCAAGTTTTTAGATAGCTAGATACAGTAATTTGAGACTAGGGACGGCCGCCATAGGGAACAAGAGTTTTCGTGTGAACATTTGTGGATAATTTGCAGTTATATAGTTCTGTTGCAAATTGGGTTCTGGCTTGGATTTGAGAACTGGTATTTTGTTTGTCAATTGTAGTTCAGCAAGGTAAAATAGTTGCAATTCCATCTTGATGATGACGAAATGGGGAGTAATTATTTAGCTGGACATTCAGATCGAGATTCTAAACCATTGGCTAAGGTGTAAGATACACTGATGATTTGGTGCATGTGAATTATTTTATATGCCTTTAGGAAGCTGATTTTGAGTTGATGATTATTCAAAACACATGCATGTACATCCTTCTTTTGTGATTTAATTTTGTCTGTTTGTTATTATTAATAAGATTTGCATTAGAAAGCTGATTATAACCCTGTTCTTGAAAGTATTCATTTAGATCCTCTAATAGCTTTTGTTCAAGTTGCATCGTGATTAATCAAAACAAGTAGAGTAGAATTTATGCATATCAAAGAGTTTCATACGTTTTTAGGATGAAACAAATAAATGATTAACATAAAATAGGAAAATATATTTTAGGTCCTAAGTTGCATCGTTTCCAATCAAGACAAGTAGAGTAACTTTTATGCATATCAAAGAATATCATAGATTTTTAGGatgaaacaaataaataatttaacaaaAAACCATGGGAACATATTGTAAGATGTTCAGATGTGTGATATCTTGAGCAAAGAAAAAACCAAGATGAAAAGAAGACCTATGGCCCATTTCATGATCGAACGAAAAAGGAATTCAACATTTGAAACAAAAAACTATTAGGCTAATATTCAAGAACTTGTCTTTGAACATAATCCAAGCTATAATGAACGTAATGATTATTATTGCCTCCGTTTATGGTAGGGATAGCAAATTTTGATATGGAATAATGGTGCATTACTAGTTTTTACCAAATTTGATTGAGAAAGTGGGGTAAGGGTCGAGatgtaattttaaaaaatgaatcaAGAATTAGAAATTAGATGGTACCGCTTATCAGTAACCCAAAGTCCATGTCGTTTCATCCCCACTCACCTTCCTCTGAAAAGAAAATCATCCTCAACAATTTCATAGAAGTCCCCCTATTATCTTATAAATATAACTATTGCATGTTCTGGTGATATTATATGGACTCCCATGGTCAATTCACCTTGGGGCAAGGCTATCAATTCTATCATTTTTGTATGAGTCGATGGTCATATTTTATTTTGTTAGTCTGACCCTAAGATGGCAAATGGATAAGGCAGGTTTTTGAGTGGCAGAATGGAGATAGTTTGAGTAAAAACTATTCCTACTGGCATCCTTAATTGGTGGTGAAATAACTAAGATTGATTCATAGAGAGTGAAGATCCATTTTGGATATTATCATGTTTCAGTAAGCATTTGGATCTCATATAAGTTGAAGTGTAATTTTCCTTCAATTTGATGATAGTCAGTTCTTACATGTCCATACTAATGTTAGGACTACATCCTAACCATTTACAAAGGTAATACTGTAGATTTGATGAGAAAAAAACTTATGATTATCTTTTTATCATAACGAATGACATGATAATCATGTGTCAAATAATAATAGTAGATTCCCTGTATCAATAATATAATTTGgcaaacgatttttttttttttttttggcatcggACAAGGGTGCGTGC encodes:
- the LOC135629402 gene encoding uncharacterized protein LOC135629402, with product MAYRRRHSTPRSATFEEFRSLSPEEDGSSSPSLAAKAIRASAAHRESSLSSAYDGDSAAFSSSSSSTSSSSTSAYRHPGLRNYHKQGSNVYEYSSLKNSNGPRHGFWEVLAKKAKAILEDDTVAQQFEDHDSNHSQILDSSGSQLQTNESLDSYCKTENPTFQKDAIASSLREFGGTTKNAFEEGISIMDNKTADIIHETKKLQLGTKTESSDTANQPMYTMASTNLAQNEAEYETQLKASQKVANAMAAKAKLLLRELKTVKADMAFAKQRCAQLEEENKVLRENRQKGDNPADDDLIRHQLETLLAEKARLVHDNSVYERENLFLREIVEYHQLTMQDVVYLDEGIEEVTEVYPIHQIKTLSSPSRSAYETSTPGISCSATPRSNTMLSLSADTMSAFGSLSSPKSPNRTFKVKKLTDGEVNPSPSPAAEGSVQQHSPSPTPH